In Dermacentor variabilis isolate Ectoservices chromosome 11, ASM5094787v1, whole genome shotgun sequence, one genomic interval encodes:
- the LOC142563537 gene encoding gastric triacylglycerol lipase-like, whose translation MYDYGAVENKERYGQEEPPAYDVDRVTVQVAIFSSEGDTVADPQDVSLLVERLGSKLLFNNVVPPVDLRHLDFLNGYQATDFLHDIMIDTLEQYAGTNPSPEQQ comes from the exons aTGTATGATTATGGCGCCGTCGAGAACAAGGAGCGCTATGGACAG GAGGAGCCTCCTGCTTACGATGTGGATAGAGTTACAGTACAGGTAGCAATCTTCTCGTCGGAGGGAGACACGGTCGCCGATCCGCAAGATGTGTCTCTGCTTGTGGAAAGACTGGGCTCAAAGCTACTCTTCAACAACGTGGTGCCACCAGTAGATTTACGTCACCTAGACTTCTTGAACGGCTATCAAGCAACAGATTTCCTACATGATATTATGATCGACACTTTAGAACAGTACGCCGGTACAAACCCTTCACCAGAGCAACAATGA